Proteins encoded in a region of the Sugiyamaella lignohabitans strain CBS 10342 chromosome B, complete sequence genome:
- the ISN1 gene encoding IMP 5'-nucleotidase (Inosine 5'-monophosphate (IMP)-specific 5'-nucleotidase; catalyzes the breakdown of IMP to inosine; responsible for production of nicotinamide riboside and nicotinic acid riboside; expression positively regulated by nicotinic acid and glucose availability; does not show similarity to known 5'-nucleotidases from other organisms; GO_component: GO:0005575 - cellular_component [Evidence ND]; GO_function: GO:0050483 - IMP 5'-nucleotidase activity [Evidence IDA] [PMID 12735798]; GO_function: GO:0016787 - hydrolase activity [Evidence IEA]; GO_function: GO:0000287 - magnesium ion binding [Evidence IEA]; GO_function: GO:0016791 - phosphatase activity [Evidence IEA]; GO_process: GO:0016311 - dephosphorylation [Evidence IEA]; GO_process: GO:0006190 - inosine salvage [Evidence IMP] [PMID 12735798]; GO_process: GO:0071590 - nicotinamide riboside biosynthetic process [Evidence IGI,IMP] [PMID 19846558]; GO_process: GO:0071592 - nicotinic acid riboside biosynthetic process [Evidence IGI,IMP] [PMID 19846558]; GO_process: GO:0009117 - nucleotide metabolic process [Evidence IEA,IEA]) encodes MGGESNFLFRLDGTTGKLVWIEPEVWQLSDVSSWVELDIQKLLDLGEAILTAMRNKMGLPATIIRKERGVGLVPLPGKKMCREELEEVVLNAQRAIEITEVAKRVQFCAFNGGSDVWVDIGDKRYGVLSLQSYLGGIPSSRTLHVGDQFASIGANDFKARLAACTVWIANPHETVEIIQELNAYIDEYRVV; translated from the coding sequence ATGGGTGGAGAGTCAAATTTCCTATTTCGACTTGATGGGACCACTGGAAAGCTCGTTTGGATTGAACCTGAGGTATGGCAATTGTCCGATGTATCAAGCTGGGTGGAGTTGGATATTCAGAAACTTTTGGATTTGGGAGAAGCGATTCTTACAGCTATGCGGAACAAAATGGGCCTTCCAGCAACCATCATTCGCAAAGAGCGTGGCGTGGGACTTGTTCCTCTTCCAGGAAAGAAGATGTGTCGCGAAGAACTGGAGGAAGTCGTACTTAATGCTCAAAGAGCTATAGAGATTACAGAGGTTGCTAAACGAGTCCAGTTTTGCGCCTTCAACGGTGGCAGTGACGTTTGGGTTGATATCGGTGACAAAAGATATGGTGTTTTATCTCTACAGAGCTACCTGGGAGGAATCCCAAGCAGTCGCACTTTACATGTTGGAGACCAGTTTGCATCCATCGGTGCTAATGACTTCAAAGCCAGGCTCGCTGCTTGTACTGTCTGGATTGCCAACCCCCATGAGACTGTGGAGATTATCCAAGAGTTGAATGCCTATATAGACGAGTATAGAGTCGTCTGA
- the CSM3 gene encoding Csm3p (Replication fork associated factor; required for stable replication fork pausing; component of the DNA replication checkpoint pathway; required for accurate chromosome segregation during meiosis; forms nuclear foci upon DNA replication stress; GO_component: GO:0005737 - cytoplasm [Evidence IDA] [PMID 22842922]; GO_component: GO:0005634 - nucleus [Evidence IEA,IEA,IEA]; GO_component: GO:0005634 - nucleus [Evidence IDA] [PMID 14562095]; GO_component: GO:0005634 - nucleus [Evidence IDA] [PMID 22842922]; GO_component: GO:0031298 - replication fork protection complex [Evidence IDA] [PMID 16531994]; GO_function: GO:0003674 - molecular_function [Evidence ND]; GO_process: GO:0006281 - DNA repair [Evidence IEA]; GO_process: GO:0006281 - DNA repair [Evidence IGI,IMP] [PMID 16219777]; GO_process: GO:0000076 - DNA replication checkpoint [Evidence IGI] [PMID 14764870]; GO_process: GO:0007049 - cell cycle [Evidence IEA,IEA]; GO_process: GO:0006974 - cellular response to DNA damage stimulus [Evidence IEA,IEA]; GO_process: GO:0034087 - establishment of mitotic sister chromatid cohesion [Evidence IGI,IMP] [PMID 19730685]; GO_process: GO:0043570 - maintenance of DNA repeat elements [Evidence IMP] [PMID 18321795]; GO_process: GO:0045132 - meiotic chromosome segregation [Evidence IMP] [PMID 11470404]; GO_process: GO:0007126 - meiotic nuclear division [Evidence IEA]; GO_process: GO:0007064 - mitotic sister chromatid cohesion [Evidence IGI,IMP] [PMID 14742714]; GO_process: GO:0007064 - mitotic sister chromatid cohesion [Evidence IGI,IMP] [PMID 17483413]; GO_process: GO:0008156 - negative regulation of DNA replication [Evidence IEA]; GO_process: GO:0043111 - replication fork arrest [Evidence IMP] [PMID 16103218]; GO_process: GO:0043111 - replication fork arrest [Evidence IMP] [PMID 16418273]; GO_process: GO:0048478 - replication fork protection [Evidence IEA]; GO_process: GO:0048478 - replication fork protection [Evidence IMP] [PMID 16418273]), with amino-acid sequence MENDYLLDTYELSDTEPNDNTLGLQSNQNVDNAAADLGIAEEVVVKKRKPAAKLDEHRLLGVNGIPALKAKIVPRMKFKGKGHAKRDLTKILSAYQIWAHGLFPKANFMDFVQLAKRAGSTPVMRVYRRQWIEVEKKKSTSDYLDEMYASRNQGSEDHGDNTIIPEAIDNYEQRASDIIPEEESLFFSDDGMPDASNLLSTGNITVQSDPSANQSREEEQFDEQDEIWSSIHHSNQSANKSPSNPTLSTSEAQESETKSPTEAPPTNENANSDSEDISDSEIIALTEMRPTSNLTTEENEEEGQEFDLFAGMDI; translated from the coding sequence ATGGAAAACGATTATCTTCTAGACACCTACGAACTATCAGACACAGAACCTAATGATAATACATTAGGATTACAATCGAACCAAAATGTCGACAATGCTGCAGCGGATCTTGGTATTGCTGAGGAAGTGGtagtgaagaagaggaagccAGCAGCTAAACTAGATGAACACCGTCTACTTGGTGTCAATGGCATTCCAGCACTTAAAGCAAAAATAGTCCCTAGAATGAAGTTTAAAGGCAAAGGTCATGCAAAACGAGACTTGACAAAAATTCTTAGCGCGTACCAAATATGGGCTCATGGACTTTTCCCCAAAGCTAATTTCATGGACTTTGTGCAACTGGCCAAGAGAGCGGGATCCACACCTGTCATGAGAGTATATCGTCGACAATGGATCGAGgtagaaaagaaaaaatccaCCTCAGACTATCTTGACGAGATGTACGCGTCCCGTAACCAAGGGAGTGAAGACCATGGTGACAACACGATTATACCAGAAGCCATTGACAACTACGAACAGAGAGCTAGTGATATTATTCCCGAAGAAGAATCGTTGTTTTTCAGTGATGATGGTATGCCCGATGCTTCCAACTTGCTTTCCACCGGCAATATTACAGTTCAATCAGACCCATCGGCAAACCAATcccgagaagaagagcaattTGACGAACAGGACGAGATATGGTCGTCTATTCACCATTCCAATCAATCTGCTAATAAATCACCTTCTAATCCAACTCTATCAACGTCAGAAGCACAAGAAAGCGAGACTAAAAGCCCTACAGAAGCACCTCCGACTAATGAGAATGCCAATAGTGACAGCGAAGATATTAGCGACAGTGAAATTATCGCTCTAACTGAGATGAGACCTACTTCAAACCTGACTACCGAAGAAaatgaggaagaaggaCAAGAGTTTGATCTCTTCGCTGGCATGGATATCTAG